GTCCGTTGAAGGAGGTCTTAAGTGGAATCGATGCTCTCTACAAGGCTGGGAAGTTTAAGCGCTTCGGCCTGTCCAATTTCCTCGCGAATGAGGTTAATGAGGTGATTCGTATCGCTCGCGAAAACAACTACGTTTTACCTACAGTCTATCAGGGAAATTACTCAGCTATCGCGCGCCGCGCTGAGACTGAGCTTTTCCCCGTCATTCGTGAGAACCGCCTGGCTTTTTATGCCTATTCTCCAATTGCTGGTGGGTTCTTGACTAAAACTGTCGACCAAATCATCCAAGGTAAAGGTCGGTGGGACCCTTCTTCAGCCCTGGGAGGTCTCTACCATATGATGTATAACAAAGATTCCATGTTGCAAGGGTTGAGGCTCTGGGAGGAGATTTCGAAACAGTCGCGGATTCCGAAGGCAGAACTTGCATATCGTTGGGTTGTTTATCATTCTATGCTTAACGGCATCAATGGTGATGGTGTAATTGTGGGATCGCGCAATGCTGAACAGTTGAAGGAGACTCTTGCAGGCCTTGCGAAAGGCCCTCTTCTCCCCGACGTGGTTCAACGAATCGAGCAGGTCTGGGAAATAGTTGAGGGAGTGGCACCGCTGGATAATTTCAATACTAGTTCAGCAGTCTGACAAAGAGAATGAACactttgccttttttttataaagtgACTGCAACACGTTATTGGGTAAAAAGAACACCCCGCGTGTTATGCTTTTGTTGGTGGTTCTTCCACGCTGTACAGTAGGAAGATCTAGAGTTGTTAGGGTTCCCCGCAAACCCCAAACCCGGCAATGTTTTGGGGTGGCTTCTAGATCCTAAATCTAGGAAGCTTGGTTGCTAATAGTGGCTGTTGGCTTGTAGTGAATATCTATAGTGGCTGTGACCCTGATGCATCCTGTTTCTAGTCACTCGTAAAGTGATTATCCATACAATTCCGTCGGTAGTTTGAACATATGACAATAGACAGATATCCTTCACTGTCCATTCCTAGCCAAGCAGCAGAGTCTTATGTATGTCACCAAGCCTCTCGCATCCAATGTAAAGGCCtgtaaaaaataaatactaagGCCGTAAAAATGCCCTTCTCACTGTTTTAAGTGCAGTTTTCCAGGCATCACCTCTATCTACCAAGTCCTTTTATCTTGatattttgttttcttcgtAAGCACTCCCTGCTATGATTATCGCTTAATCAAAGACATTGCTAAAAGCGGCCGAAATGGCTATCTctttggtgaagaagttcCCCAATATATTGGGCGAGAAAGGCCAGGCTTTGGCCTCCATAAAAAGATTGCAAAAGGCCGATTTTGAAGGATTTGACGCCTACATGCAAAGGGTGCGGAGGTAGTTGAGCATGTTGGCGAGTGACTCTGCTTTCCTAATCGACGTCTCACAATTGGGTTAGATTGGATCTTAGGAGTATATGAAAATGCATACGAAAATGTACCATAGAATGGGCCTCGAGCAAGAACTCAACTCGATAATCTCCTTCTCACGACGACATTTATCCTCGGTGTGTATGAAAGGCCAGGTGTCAGCGTACAGTTCAAGGCCTCACTTAGACatagaacaagaagaaagtacAAGGTCGTGCACGTTTACACTCTTTTACAACGACCTGTCTAAAAATGCGAGCAATCTGCTCCCAATCGAGGCAAAGAGACGGGATGAGTTCAAGCGTGGTCGGGTGAGTTACTCGCTTATATGGCCTAGTTGTATCAAACTCCAGCCTCTTCGTACTATTGACTAACTGGTGATTAGCGATGGTCTGAGGAGCTAGACACGCTGCTGGGGATGGAGGGAACTCTGGAGTATTCGGTCTATTGTCGGATGGCTACACGTTTCACTTTTACCAACTATCTCACGATATGAGATATACCGTGCACACTGTGACTTAATCGATCGGGGTTACCTATCAGTGTACTATCATGGGTCTCCTCTCTTATTAGAAAATTTGATTAAAAAGATGCTAGTAAGCGCTTCGTTGTTCTGTAATAGAATAATACTTAAATGTACCTTGTACAGTAGTAAGATATTCAGCTGAAGAAATAAGTGCGTGGTAAGCAATCTCCCAATAAGCAAGGAATTTATCTTACAGCGGAATGCAAGAGATCTTTCCCTGTTATGATCGTCGGATGGATATAAAATTTGAAGCTTCGACCAGCGTCTGTCTATGCACCGGGGCCCTAAATTGCCCATTAAGCCCACATAATAACTACTCAAATTCGCAGCCGCTATGGACAGAGACTATTTTGGCTTTTTGGTCATGATTTTAGAGGCCCCCTCTGTATCTATGCCCCGTGTTATTGTTAATTTTCTGTGTCGTTCCATAGACCGCCACCCCCTTCAATGGCCCTCAATCGGGGCCAAGGCTCCATTAATGGCAGTTGTTGGTGCATCATGCCTCGGTGCATTCTTTCGTTACATCTATTGAATGGTAGGGAAGGTCGCGAGCTGTGGTGAATATTTCTTACCAGTCGTGATCATTAGGCACCCATGGGTCAGAACTGTACAGTCACTCGCGAATTCGCTTTCCGTACGAAATTGCATTGAAGTGGGTACATGACGTGGACAGATACTCTTCATCGTTGGTCCCTAGCAAGGCAGCACATTATGATATAAGCAGGTCTCTCGCATTCAATACAGACCGGTGGAACTTCAATGCAAAGGTCTGTAGAAATTTAATACACAATAGTCAATAAaacttccttctcccttcctTAAGTCCAGTTCTCCGGTAGCCATTTCACCATCCCACCAATCTCATAATCTCATAGTATTGAACATCCAGTATCTCCTATTCTGAAGAGATGT
This window of the Aspergillus flavus chromosome 8, complete sequence genome carries:
- a CDS encoding putative aldehyde reductase; the protein is MTFESAGVKFIFGGASFLDERNSPVDQVEDILQVVQHGGIISIDTASIYGSSEELLGKANASSCFSIDTKYPGGMCPDVSSKEAVISSAEESLRKLRTTQVDVYYLHAPDRRSPLKEVLSGIDALYKAGKFKRFGLSNFLANEVNEVIRIARENNYVLPTVYQGNYSAIARRAETELFPVIRENRLAFYAYSPIAGGFLTKTVDQIIQGKGRWDPSSALGGLYHMMYNKDSMLQGLRLWEEISKQSRIPKAELAYRWVVYHSMLNGINGDGVIVGSRNAEQLKETLAGLAKGPLLPDVVQRIEQVWEIVEGVAPLDNFNTSSAV